Proteins encoded together in one Phycisphaerae bacterium window:
- a CDS encoding ABC transporter permease, whose product MDETYKEQEKWGLIIQPSRLWFDLHLRDLWRYRDLIFLFVKRDFVTFYKQTALGPLWYIIQPLLTTVVFTVIFGKLAGIPMDGVPKFIFLLAGNVTWGYFAGCLNETSNTFVKNAGIFGKVYFPRLTAPVSVVIINLAKFGIQFVLFLGFYVYFITTDSAIRPTYFVLLLPFLLLQMAVLSLGAGILVSALTTKYRDLTFVMTFAVQLWMYASSVIIPASSIPEKYRPIYMLNPMTSVIESFRYAFFGRGVVDAVYICTSWAVTLVILFLGCVLFNRVEKSFMDTV is encoded by the coding sequence GTGGACGAAACATATAAAGAACAAGAAAAATGGGGCCTGATTATCCAGCCGAGCAGGCTGTGGTTTGACCTGCATCTTCGTGACCTCTGGCGTTACAGGGATCTGATATTTCTTTTCGTCAAGCGGGATTTTGTTACATTTTACAAACAGACGGCCCTTGGGCCTCTTTGGTATATTATTCAGCCGCTTTTAACCACCGTAGTCTTCACTGTGATTTTCGGGAAACTTGCGGGTATTCCAATGGATGGGGTTCCGAAGTTTATTTTCCTTCTTGCGGGTAATGTTACCTGGGGCTATTTTGCTGGCTGTCTGAATGAGACGTCAAACACGTTCGTGAAAAATGCAGGTATTTTTGGCAAGGTGTATTTTCCGCGACTTACAGCTCCTGTTTCAGTCGTTATTATCAATTTGGCGAAATTCGGGATACAATTTGTCCTTTTTCTTGGCTTTTATGTTTATTTTATTACAACGGATTCAGCCATTCGACCGACTTATTTCGTACTGTTACTGCCCTTTCTACTTCTTCAAATGGCGGTGTTAAGTTTAGGGGCGGGTATTTTAGTTTCCGCTCTTACTACCAAATACCGTGACCTGACTTTTGTGATGACTTTTGCAGTTCAGCTATGGATGTATGCTTCATCTGTGATTATCCCCGCATCGTCAATTCCTGAAAAGTATCGGCCAATTTATATGCTTAACCCAATGACGTCGGTAATAGAATCATTTCGTTACGCTTTTTTTGGTCGCGGGGTTGTGGATGCTGTTTATATTTGTACTAGCTGGGCAGTGACTTTGGTCATTCTTTTTTTGGGGTGTGTCCTGTTCAACAGGGTTGAAAAGAGTTTTATGGATACAGTCTGA
- a CDS encoding ABC transporter ATP-binding protein, giving the protein MPETVIKVEELSKQYRYGVIGHGTLYKDIESWLARIRGKADPNMKITEDIGPGLDGEWFWALRDISFDVQQGAVLGIIGRNGAGKSTLLKILSRVTTPTKGVIKLKGRVASLLEVGTGFHQELTGRENVYLNGAILGMTKAEVRSKFDEIIDFSGIEKFIDTPVKRYSSGMYVRLAFAVAAHLEPEILFIDEVLAVGDVEFQKKCLGKMEDIAEGGRTILFVSHNMAAIRNLCQRTILLDKGKLLMDSATNEVVAHYLDQNLVEGAVASSADIEQRMEGRIRKGNPFLRLREVAMLDNSGLPRQLFHSDEDITASITFECLQPVREVFIIVRVVDENTAPVLETHCIDDPSAARRFYNLERGVYRASCVFPKNTFGGRSFFLSVHLVYPKTEHVFIDKILEFNVAFKGYNNIYEKTYDVFIRPQLKWMMQPVDRGNVSILQE; this is encoded by the coding sequence ATGCCAGAGACGGTTATAAAAGTTGAAGAGCTTTCCAAGCAGTATCGCTACGGCGTGATTGGTCACGGGACTTTATATAAGGATATAGAGAGCTGGTTGGCGCGTATTCGAGGCAAGGCAGATCCTAATATGAAGATTACGGAAGACATCGGGCCTGGTTTAGACGGTGAATGGTTCTGGGCGCTTCGGGATATTTCATTTGACGTCCAACAAGGAGCGGTGCTCGGCATTATTGGGCGCAACGGTGCAGGCAAATCGACTCTTCTGAAGATTCTATCACGTGTTACTACTCCAACAAAAGGAGTGATTAAGCTTAAGGGCAGGGTCGCATCATTGCTTGAAGTAGGCACCGGCTTTCATCAGGAGTTGACCGGTCGCGAAAATGTTTACCTTAACGGTGCGATTCTCGGGATGACAAAAGCTGAGGTTAGGAGTAAGTTCGATGAGATAATCGACTTTTCCGGCATAGAGAAGTTTATCGATACACCTGTAAAACGGTACTCGTCGGGAATGTACGTCCGGCTAGCCTTTGCGGTAGCGGCACATCTGGAACCTGAAATTTTGTTTATCGATGAGGTACTGGCAGTTGGAGATGTTGAGTTTCAGAAAAAGTGTCTCGGCAAAATGGAGGACATCGCAGAGGGGGGGCGTACTATATTGTTTGTAAGCCATAATATGGCAGCGATTCGCAACTTGTGCCAGCGAACCATTTTACTTGATAAAGGTAAGCTTTTGATGGACTCGGCTACGAATGAGGTGGTGGCGCATTATTTGGATCAGAACCTCGTTGAGGGGGCAGTAGCTTCAAGTGCCGATATAGAGCAAAGGATGGAAGGTCGGATTAGAAAAGGTAATCCTTTTTTGCGATTGCGTGAGGTTGCGATGCTTGATAACTCCGGACTTCCAAGGCAGTTATTTCATTCTGATGAAGATATTACTGCGTCAATTACGTTTGAATGCCTGCAACCGGTTCGGGAGGTATTTATTATAGTCCGCGTGGTTGATGAGAACACTGCACCGGTTCTGGAGACTCATTGTATTGATGACCCAAGTGCTGCTCGAAGGTTTTATAATCTTGAGCGAGGCGTTTATAGAGCATCATGCGTTTTTCCCAAGAACACATTCGGCGGGAGGTCATTTTTTCTATCAGTTCACTTAGTGTACCCAAAGACAGAGCATGTTTTTATCGATAAGATTCTTGAATTTAATGTTGCCTTTAAGGGCTATAATAATATATACGAGAAGACTTACGATGTTTTTATCAGGCCTCAATTAAAATGGATGATGCAGCCTGTAGACAGGGGGAATGTAAGTATTCTTCAAGAATAG
- the pseB gene encoding UDP-N-acetylglucosamine 4,6-dehydratase (inverting) — MLNGKIILITGGTGSFGQAFAKRVLAECGPRKVIVYSRDEYKQYMMREKFEAYKEQIRFFLGDVRDKSRLLRAFEGVDYVVHAAALKQVPALEYNPTEAVNTNVMGANNIVDAAIDTGVKKVIALSTDKAVSPINLYGATKLVAEKIFIAANAYSGGKVRFSVVRYGNVMGSRGSVVPLFLGMKVSGIKEFPITDERMTRFWITLEQGVELVMKALKEAEGGEIFVPKIPSMKITDLARAIEPNCTFRYTGIRPGEKLHETLISYDESRSVKIFDGMYVIVPRFFESMTVDKRYAKYPSVPEGFVFQSNVNDMWLSQDQLRQILKAIEVE; from the coding sequence ATGTTGAACGGTAAAATAATTTTGATTACAGGTGGCACAGGCTCATTTGGTCAGGCCTTTGCCAAACGGGTGCTTGCCGAATGTGGGCCTCGCAAAGTTATTGTATATTCGAGAGATGAATATAAGCAATATATGATGCGTGAAAAGTTTGAAGCTTATAAAGAACAGATAAGGTTTTTTCTTGGAGATGTAAGAGACAAAAGCAGACTTTTGAGGGCTTTTGAGGGGGTAGATTATGTTGTGCACGCAGCGGCCCTGAAGCAAGTGCCGGCTTTGGAATATAATCCAACTGAAGCAGTCAATACCAATGTAATGGGGGCAAACAATATAGTTGACGCAGCCATAGATACCGGCGTAAAGAAGGTCATAGCACTTTCGACAGATAAAGCCGTCAGCCCAATAAACCTTTATGGTGCAACAAAACTGGTTGCTGAGAAGATATTCATAGCGGCCAACGCATATAGCGGCGGGAAGGTTCGGTTTTCGGTGGTCAGGTACGGAAACGTGATGGGGTCTCGCGGCAGTGTAGTTCCATTATTTTTGGGGATGAAAGTTTCCGGGATTAAGGAATTTCCCATCACTGATGAAAGGATGACTCGTTTTTGGATTACGCTGGAGCAAGGTGTTGAACTGGTGATGAAAGCTCTTAAAGAAGCAGAGGGTGGAGAGATATTCGTTCCAAAGATTCCTTCTATGAAGATTACTGATTTGGCGAGAGCGATTGAGCCGAACTGCACTTTCAGATATACGGGAATAAGACCGGGGGAGAAACTTCATGAAACTTTGATTTCGTACGATGAGTCACGAAGCGTCAAGATATTTGATGGTATGTATGTGATTGTGCCTCGGTTTTTTGAAAGCATGACAGTTGACAAAAGATATGCCAAGTATCCTTCGGTTCCGGAAGGCTTTGTTTTTCAAAGCAATGTGAATGATATGTGGCTCAGTCAGGACCAACTGAGACAGATATTAAAGGCAATAGAAGTTGAGTAA